The Sulfurospirillum diekertiae genomic sequence CACCCAGCGCATTAGACGCTGCTAAACGAATTTCATCGGCATCAAGAGAATCACACCCCACATAAAGTGTTTTACTTGTTGGTGTAAAGAGAGTTTCTTCACTCTCACCTTTAAACCCTAAAAATTGTAACGTTTCTTGATCATTAATCCATGAATGCGTTAAATCTTTATTGATTACAAAGACGATTTTAACGTCTGCTGCTGCATTAGTTAATTTTTGATTGAGTAGTTCTATTTGCATGTTTATCCTTAAATGTCTTATCAGTTACTTTATGAAAATAATAGGAGATACCACCTGCTACAATGGCGGCTATTGGAATAGCAAAATACCAGTGTGCTTTTGCCCAGTGAATGACAATGAGAATCTCTTGACCAAAATACCATGTAGGAACAATCGTAAAAGATGCCCAAAACCATGCCGAAATAAGATTGATCAAAGCAAACATTTTGCCACTATAACGTGTCAAACCTATGGAAATAGGAATAACCGTACGTAATCCATAGAGGTAACGTTGTGCAAAGATAATAGGCCAGCCATGTTTTTTCAAAAGAACATGTGCAAGGGCGAGTTTACGGCGTTGACTTCGAAGTTTTTTATGGACTAATTTTTTATTAAAACGACCAATGTAAAAATAGACTTGATCTCCTGCAAAGCCACCAAGTCCTGCCACGAAAATGGCAATAAAAAGGTGCATATCGCCTGTATGGGTCAACAAACCTGCCATGACAAGTCCAATTTCACCCTCCAACATTCCCCAAAAAAAGAGAATGATGTAGCCATACTCTTTTAAGAGGTAGATAAATTTATTTTCTAATCCACTTACAGGTGCTAAGTAGAGGACATATCCAAGTGTTGAGAGTACGATTGTCATAAAGAGAGCAAATAGTTTTCCAGAATGTTTACTCATAAATTCATTCATTGGCTTATCCAATATTCAAAATGGATTTTGCTTGCATCATGTCTTTATCGCCACGTCCTGAAAGATTGACAATAATGACTTTGTTTTTGATCTCATCTTTAGGAATTTTTTTCAAATATGCCACAGCATGTGCACTCTCAAAAGCAGGAATAATCCCTTCTTTGCGACTCAACCAGACAAAAGCATCCAGTGCTTCTTGATCCGTAATATGATCGTATTTTGCCGCACCTATCTCTTTAAGATACGCATGTTCAGGTCCAATGCCAGGGTAATCGAGTCCTGCTGAAATAGAGTGAGCTTCGAGTATCTGTCCATCATCATCTTGGAGAAGATAACTCATCTGTCCATGCAGTACTCCAGGGCTTCCTTTTGCGAGGGAACAGCCATGTTTATCCGTATCAATGCCAAGACCACCTGCTTCGATACCGACACAGGTCACCCCTTCTTCGCCTAAGAAATGGCTAAAAATACCCATTGCGTTGCTACCACCACCAATACAGGCAACAACCATGTCAGGAAGGCGTTTTTCTTTGACCAAAATTTGCGCTTTAGCTTCATAGCCAATAATGGC encodes the following:
- a CDS encoding DedA family protein codes for the protein MNEFMSKHSGKLFALFMTIVLSTLGYVLYLAPVSGLENKFIYLLKEYGYIILFFWGMLEGEIGLVMAGLLTHTGDMHLFIAIFVAGLGGFAGDQVYFYIGRFNKKLVHKKLRSQRRKLALAHVLLKKHGWPIIFAQRYLYGLRTVIPISIGLTRYSGKMFALINLISAWFWASFTIVPTWYFGQEILIVIHWAKAHWYFAIPIAAIVAGGISYYFHKVTDKTFKDKHANRTTQSKIN